The genomic segment AAGCTTACCCTGAATTACGGCGTACGCTATGAAATCACCACGCCTTTCAACGACATTCATAACCGGTTGATGGCATTCGCTCCGGGCAAGCAATCTTCGGTCTATCCGCAGGCGCCAACGGGGCTACTGTTCCCAGGCGATTCTGGGATTCCCAACACCATTGCTCCCATCTTCAAAGGCGATTTCGCGCCGCGGGTCGGCTTCGCATGGGACCCACGCGGGAACGGCCGCACCGTGATCCGTTCAGCTTATGGCATCTTCTACGACTGCCTGTTGAACGGCGTCGGCATGCCGATGCGTGCAGCCAGCAACGCACTGCCTCAGACAGTGGTTCGCACTCTTACCGGATACACAAAAATCAACTATGCCAACCCCCTCGGCGCGGTATCCGACCCGTTCGCACCCGGGCAAATCGCTCTGCCCGCGTCGACGTTCACCATCGATCGCAACCTCCTGCCGCCCTATACCCAGGACTGGAACCTGACTGTGGACCAGACGCTCGGGAATCAAGTGCTGTCGATCGGATACATCGGCGCAAAGGGAACTCGCCTGCCGCGCCTTGTGGAAGCCAATCCCGCGATCTATGAACCGGGGGCAACATTTGCCAACTCGCCTCGGCGGCGGCTCTACTCCGGCTGCACGCTAACAAGCGGCACCTGCACGTTGGGCACGGCCGGGCTGGTGGAAGGAAATGCCAATTCAACTTTTCACTCAGCACAGGCTTCCATCACGCGCCGCGGCGCCAAGGACCTGAACTACACGTTCTCCTACACCTTCTCAAAGGACCTCGACTATATCTCGAGTCTCCACATGTCCGGTCCCGCCCCATGGCTTGTTCTGGGAGAACTTGATATCGCTCAGAACAACCAGAACCTGAAAGCAGAACACGGGCGCTCGCTGTTCGATGCCCGCCACCGCATCGCCGCCAGCCTGACCTATGCCGTCCCGTTTGCGCGTAGTCTTACGGGACCGTCTCGCATTCTGCTGGATGGCTGGCAATTCAACGCTCTGCTGGCGGCGAACACCAGCACGCCTTTCACCGTCTACGATTCGGCGAATGTCTCTCTGCAGGCGCCGCATCCGGGAGTGTCAGGCATGTTCGGAGACCGGCCGAATGTAACCGGCAACCCGAACAAGAGAGCCCCCCACAAGATTTCCGAATGGGTATCCCGTTCCGCATTCCAGCGGCTCGATCCGGTCGCAAACGCTGGTCAATTCGGTAACCTAGGGCGAAACAGCGTGAATGGCCCGGCGTTCGGCAGTCTGGATGCTTCGCTCGACAAGAGCTTCATGCTAGGCGAGACCGCAAAGGTTCAGTTGCGTGTCGAGGCGTTCAATGTAACGAACCATCTGAACCTCATATCGCCGGTGTTCGATCTCAACTCGCCTGTCTTCGGTGAAGTCACCGAAGCGCAGGCCCCGCGAGTCATTCAGCTTGCTCTGAAATTTCAGTGGTGAGCTCGTGTTCACTGCGCCAGCGCATGATTCAGGTCGTCGATGAACGTGATTTCATTCTGCTCAGATCGCTCGAACACGAAAAGCGCCACGCTCACTGCGGCCTTACCGTTTGGAACCGCGCCACCGAATAGCCCATCGCAGATCCTAGGAATACATCGGAAGGGAAGTGCGCCAGCGTAGTAATCCGCGATGCCGCGATCGTCGAGGCAAGCGCATACGCCAGAACCGGAACCCACTTGTGATTGCGGTAGCGATACGCAACCACCGTGGCGACTGAGAACGCAGCCGTTGCATGTCCTGATGGGAAACTCGATCCCTTCAGCGGCGACTTTCCGCCATTGAAAAACGTCCCCGTGAATGGTTCACCGTAAGGCACGTCCGACGGCCTCTCGCGGCGGGTAATGGCCTTGATAAGCAGATTGGGAATCACGCTGTCCCCGTAGGCCAGTGCACCCATCAAGCCAGTGCTGATCTGGTAGTTGTCATGCCGCGCATAGCCGGCCGCCAGCAGCCCCGCCGGGAGCGCCACGACCATGCCCGTCGTGATCATCGGATCGAAGCCGTCGTTGATCTTGTCGATATTCTTCTGGTGGTCGCGGAAGTAAGGCATGATGTGCGGATCGGCGTAGATCAGCCCCGCAGTCACGCCCGCCACCGCCAGCACCGGAACCCAGTGGTGCCCCGTCGCCAGCTTGCCAGGGAAAGTAAACCAGATGTCTTTCTGGTCATGCAGGAAGTCGCGCGGCAGAGTCTTCCACGTAACCATGCGCGCGTTCGCCCGTTCGGGGTGATACTTATGCCCGGTGGCTCCGGGGCCCGCCGGCTCTGGCGCATCGGGTAGCCCCGGCGCATCAGGCAGACCGTCGACGTTCAGATCAATCGCCAGCATCTCCGCGGACGAACTCGTCCCGCCATCGCGTCGGCCGCTCATGGCGACCGGCTGGAGTGTATAGCCCGCTCCGCGTGTTTCCCAGTTCTCCAGCAGATGGAAACGAGGCGTAGTCGAGCCGCCCCATATGTCCCGCTCCTGAACCCCCGGACGGGATCGATCCGGGCGGAAGACGCCATCGTCCAGCAGCGCCGCGGACGCGGTGAAATGCGGTTCCGGAAGACTGCTCACCTGAGCTGAGCCGGCCGCTGAAACGCCCCAAAACGGGGCACAGGAAATCAAAGCAAACAGGGGAGACCAACCACCGAGTTTCATCAACGGGATTGGATGCGAGTTGCAGAATCCGCGGCAGTTCGACTTTTCAAAAAGCACCGAAAGGGGACGATGCATGCGACAGAGCCCGAAGCGAAGACGGGGCCGATCTCACCTTGCCGCTTCGCAACAATTGCCGCTTTTTCTTCGCCCTTTAACGCATTTCTGTTTTATCCTTGCTTCCGCACCCGGAGGTAGCATTAATGGACGTTCTGAAAAGCATCATCGCCGAATTCGATTCCGAAACGGAAAGCACCCGCAAACTTCTCAACGCCATACCTGACGGCGCGGACTTCTCCTGGAAGCCGCACGACAAATCCATGACCCTCGGCAAACTCGCCAACCATGTCGCCGACTGCACCGGCGACTGGGCGGTCCATGCCCTCACCACCGATCGCCTCGACTGGACGCCCGACATGGCGCCAGCCGATTACAAGAACAAAGCCGATCTGCTCGCCCAATTCGAGGCGAAACTGGCGACCGCCAAGTCAGCACTCTCCGCCATGACTCCCGAAAAATGGGATTCCAACTGGAAGTTCGTCGCCGGCGATCAGACCTGGATCGATGACACGAAATACAACGTCATGCGCACTTGGGTGCTCAACCACATGATCCACCACCGCGCGCAGCTTGGCGTCTATCTTCGTCTGCTCGGCACGAAAATCCCCGGCATGTACGGCCCCTCCGCCGACGAGATGCCCGCAGAGCAACCGGCCGAAGTGGCCTAAGAACCAGCCCCTCAGCTTCAGCCGTCAGCTCAAGGCAATCAACACAGCCAGGCTGGCGGCTGACGCCTCTCGGACCGTCTACTCTGATTGCATGGCTTATCAGTTCCCGCCGATCTATCCGATTCTTGATTCCTCGTTCATTCCTGCCAGCGGTCGCAGGCAGTTTCTTCACGACCTCGGCGCTGCCCTCGCGGACGCAGGCGTCACGCTTCTCGAGTACCGCAAGAAGACCGGCTCCGACGCTGAGCTCCGTTCCGATGCCGAGACTCTGCGCGCGGTCATGTCCGACGAGAGCATCCGACTCATCCTGGACGACCGCGCCGACCTCGTATGCGAGGTGGGATTCGACGGCGTCCACGTCGACGCAGGTGATATCTCGGTTCGCGAGGCCCGAAGGATCGTTGGCCCGGGCCGCATCATCGGGACCTTCGCCGGGAGTGACGCGCTGATTCCCGGCATTCTCGACGAGCCCGCAAACTACTTCGCCATCGGTCCTGTCTTCTCGACGACCACCAAGCAGACCGACAAGAAGCCCATCGGCATCGATGGCGTCCGTCGTCTGCGTCAGCAGGCTGGACCGGACGTGATTCTCACCGCCGCGGCGGGCATCACCCTCGACACGGCTCCGCTCGTACTCGAAGCCGGGGCATCAACCGTCGCCGTCGCAGCCGCGCTCTTCAGCGCCGCAGATCCCGCATCCGAATTCCGCCGCTGGCGCGAACGCCTGGCCGACTTCTAGCAGGTATCCTCCAATGACCCATCCACGTCACTAGTCTTTAGGCCGTCGCTATGGACGGATCTCACCTCTTGCGCTTACCTTGGAACCACCCCTGCACGCGAGAAAGATAAAGACATCCTGGATAGAAAAGCGTAAGAATGAGCGAAGTGACGACCCCCCAAACCGTTCCCGGCACCCAGGCCGCTCCAAGCAAAAACGGCTCAACCAAAATGGTTCAGAGCCTGGGCCTGTTCAGCTCCACGGCACTCGTCATCGGCTCCATGATCGGTTCGGGCATCTTCCTCGTCG from the Occallatibacter riparius genome contains:
- a CDS encoding phosphatase PAP2 family protein, which translates into the protein MSSLPEPHFTASAALLDDGVFRPDRSRPGVQERDIWGGSTTPRFHLLENWETRGAGYTLQPVAMSGRRDGGTSSSAEMLAIDLNVDGLPDAPGLPDAPEPAGPGATGHKYHPERANARMVTWKTLPRDFLHDQKDIWFTFPGKLATGHHWVPVLAVAGVTAGLIYADPHIMPYFRDHQKNIDKINDGFDPMITTGMVVALPAGLLAAGYARHDNYQISTGLMGALAYGDSVIPNLLIKAITRRERPSDVPYGEPFTGTFFNGGKSPLKGSSFPSGHATAAFSVATVVAYRYRNHKWVPVLAYALASTIAASRITTLAHFPSDVFLGSAMGYSVARFQTVRPQ
- a CDS encoding DinB family protein, with the translated sequence MDVLKSIIAEFDSETESTRKLLNAIPDGADFSWKPHDKSMTLGKLANHVADCTGDWAVHALTTDRLDWTPDMAPADYKNKADLLAQFEAKLATAKSALSAMTPEKWDSNWKFVAGDQTWIDDTKYNVMRTWVLNHMIHHRAQLGVYLRLLGTKIPGMYGPSADEMPAEQPAEVA
- a CDS encoding thiamine phosphate synthase: MAYQFPPIYPILDSSFIPASGRRQFLHDLGAALADAGVTLLEYRKKTGSDAELRSDAETLRAVMSDESIRLILDDRADLVCEVGFDGVHVDAGDISVREARRIVGPGRIIGTFAGSDALIPGILDEPANYFAIGPVFSTTTKQTDKKPIGIDGVRRLRQQAGPDVILTAAAGITLDTAPLVLEAGASTVAVAAALFSAADPASEFRRWRERLADF